In Hwangdonia lutea, a single window of DNA contains:
- a CDS encoding SixA phosphatase family protein has product MKKLILVRHAKSSWKHNVIDHQRPLNKRGKNDVETVSKYFKSHGLKIDKVLSSDAVRAKTTADAFVSNLEIDKSIMDLNHKLYDFSGSDLIQTIKAVGASVDNLMVFGHNHAITDFVNTYGDKYIENVPTCGVTIINFDINTWADLKPGKTVYTLFPKDLK; this is encoded by the coding sequence ATGAAAAAACTGATTTTAGTTAGGCACGCCAAATCCTCTTGGAAACATAACGTAATTGATCACCAAAGACCTTTAAATAAACGAGGGAAAAATGATGTTGAAACAGTATCGAAATACTTTAAATCACATGGTTTAAAAATAGATAAAGTGCTTTCTAGCGATGCCGTTCGTGCAAAAACAACAGCAGATGCTTTTGTTTCAAACCTGGAAATTGATAAAAGTATAATGGATTTAAACCATAAATTATACGATTTTTCAGGTAGCGATCTTATTCAAACCATTAAAGCCGTTGGTGCCTCGGTAGACAATCTCATGGTTTTTGGACATAATCATGCCATTACTGATTTTGTGAATACATATGGCGATAAGTACATTGAAAACGTACCAACTTGCGGTGTTACAATTATTAATTTCGATATCAATACATGGGCCGATTTAAAACCGGGAAAAACAGTTTACACATTATTCCCAAAAGATTTAAAATAA
- a CDS encoding tRNA-(ms[2]io[6]A)-hydroxylase: MLGLKLPTDPRWVNIVEKNIEDILTDHAFCEQKATSTAISLIVSFPEYTDLVQEMVALVKEEISHFKMVHDIILKRGWTLGRDRRDDYVVQLMKFFPKGGSRTTQLVHRLLYAALIEARSCERFRLLSEELEDKELADFYRKLMVSEANHYTMFLGFARQYGNKKEVDTKWQQLLEYESKIMANLGKSETIHG; the protein is encoded by the coding sequence ATGCTAGGATTAAAATTACCAACCGATCCGCGTTGGGTTAACATTGTAGAAAAAAATATTGAAGACATCCTTACCGATCATGCTTTTTGCGAACAAAAAGCCACAAGCACCGCCATATCTTTAATAGTTAGTTTCCCCGAATATACCGATTTGGTGCAAGAAATGGTGGCTTTAGTAAAAGAGGAAATCAGTCATTTTAAAATGGTACACGATATCATATTAAAACGTGGTTGGACCTTAGGTAGAGACCGACGCGATGATTATGTCGTGCAATTAATGAAGTTTTTTCCAAAAGGCGGAAGCAGAACCACACAATTAGTGCATCGATTGTTATACGCGGCCTTAATTGAAGCCCGAAGCTGCGAGCGTTTTAGATTGCTATCGGAGGAATTAGAGGACAAAGAATTAGCCGATTTTTACAGAAAACTCATGGTAAGCGAAGCCAACCATTACACCATGTTTTTAGGCTTTGCGAGACAGTACGGCAATAAAAAAGAAGTTGACACCAAATGGCAGCAACTTCTGGAATATGAGAGTAAAATTATGGCTAACCTCGGAAAATCCGAAACCATTCATGGTTAA
- a CDS encoding DNA polymerase III subunit gamma/tau codes for MEHFVVSARKYRPQTFRDVVGQQAITNTLLNAIENNHLAQALLFTGPRGVGKTTCARILAKMINSDGTETGDEDFAFNIFELDAASNNSVDDIRNLTDQVRIPPQVGKYKVYIIDEVHMLSQAAFNAFLKTLEEPPKHCIFILATTEKHKIIPTILSRCQIFDFKRITVKDAKGYLKYIAEEQGVTAEDDALHIIAQKADGAMRDALSIFDRVVSFSGKNLTRQAVTENLNVLDYETYFTSTDLILENNIPELLIQFNHTLSKGFDGHHYIAGLASHFRDLLVSKTPETIELLEVGEKTKNKYLEQSKKASQAFLMQAINLANDCDLKYKTSKNQRLLVELCLMQLASITFDGEKKNSKHYIIPASYFKKKGITPIPVTVPPKTAENKAHSDNLETQTKKEAVPAAVANLQVKEPPKIILKQDSKRTSGLSLSSIRAKKEHQIRQMDVVIDEENLPKEAFTEKQMVDTWNAYVKIVEGKGQYNLASILRIDKPKLKDTTIHLEFPNETNKLEVERQQFDLLGYIRKSLNNFDINLSITVNEVLEKKYAYTSADKFEKLKAKNPNIETLRKTFGLDI; via the coding sequence TTGGAGCACTTTGTAGTATCGGCTAGAAAATACAGACCCCAAACGTTTAGAGACGTGGTGGGCCAGCAAGCTATTACAAATACCTTATTAAATGCTATTGAAAACAATCATTTGGCGCAAGCCCTTTTATTTACAGGCCCTCGAGGTGTTGGAAAAACAACATGCGCCCGTATTTTGGCAAAAATGATTAATAGCGATGGCACCGAAACAGGTGATGAAGATTTCGCCTTTAATATTTTTGAGCTCGATGCCGCATCAAACAACTCGGTTGATGATATTAGAAATTTAACCGATCAAGTTCGTATTCCACCACAAGTGGGCAAATACAAAGTGTATATTATTGATGAGGTGCACATGCTATCGCAAGCGGCTTTTAATGCGTTTTTAAAAACATTGGAAGAGCCTCCAAAACACTGTATTTTTATTCTCGCCACTACCGAGAAACACAAAATAATTCCAACGATTTTATCGCGCTGCCAAATTTTCGATTTTAAACGCATTACCGTAAAAGACGCCAAAGGCTATTTAAAATATATCGCCGAAGAACAAGGCGTAACCGCTGAAGATGATGCCTTGCACATCATCGCACAAAAAGCAGATGGCGCGATGCGTGATGCGCTTTCTATTTTTGACCGTGTGGTTAGTTTTTCTGGTAAAAATTTAACGCGACAAGCGGTTACCGAGAATTTGAATGTGCTGGATTACGAAACCTATTTTACGAGCACCGACCTTATTTTAGAAAACAACATTCCCGAGTTATTAATTCAGTTTAATCATACGCTTTCAAAAGGCTTCGACGGCCATCATTATATAGCGGGATTAGCCTCGCATTTTAGAGATTTACTAGTGAGTAAAACTCCAGAAACCATCGAACTTTTGGAGGTTGGCGAAAAAACAAAAAATAAATATTTAGAGCAATCCAAAAAGGCGTCGCAAGCCTTTTTAATGCAAGCTATAAATCTCGCCAACGATTGCGACCTGAAATACAAAACCAGTAAAAACCAACGCTTACTTGTTGAGCTTTGTTTAATGCAGCTTGCCTCTATCACTTTTGATGGAGAAAAAAAAAATAGCAAACATTACATAATACCAGCATCGTATTTTAAAAAGAAAGGTATTACGCCTATTCCCGTTACCGTACCACCAAAAACGGCGGAAAACAAGGCGCATAGCGATAATTTAGAAACCCAAACTAAAAAAGAAGCGGTGCCGGCAGCAGTAGCGAATTTGCAGGTAAAGGAACCACCAAAAATTATTTTAAAGCAAGATAGTAAACGTACATCCGGATTGTCGTTAAGCAGTATCAGAGCTAAAAAAGAACATCAAATACGGCAAATGGATGTTGTTATTGATGAAGAAAACTTACCCAAAGAAGCTTTTACCGAAAAGCAAATGGTAGATACTTGGAATGCCTATGTTAAAATAGTTGAAGGTAAAGGGCAATATAACCTAGCTTCTATTTTGCGCATTGATAAACCAAAACTAAAAGACACGACAATTCATTTAGAATTCCCCAACGAAACCAACAAGTTGGAAGTTGAGCGTCAGCAATTCGATTTATTGGGGTATATTAGAAAGAGCTTAAATAATTTCGACATCAATTTATCAATTACCGTAAATGAGGTTTTAGAAAAAAAATACGCCTACACCAGTGCGGATAAATTTGAAAAATTAAAGGCTAAAAACCCGAATATTGAAACCTTAAGAAAAACTTTTGGTTTGGATATATAA
- the ppk1 gene encoding polyphosphate kinase 1 has protein sequence MTKAEKHTNSYINREISWLQFNARVLQEATDETVPLIERLRFLGIFSNNLDEFFKVRYATVKRIVEAGKGGKNELGGIKAKELLEIITQIVINQQSESLGVLDTIKSKLEKENIYIIDETQIDSAKHDFIKRYFVQNVSPALVTIILNDLVQLPNLKDSGAYLAVRMLMSNGNKQFALLEIPKSINRFVVLPQEGDKQYIILIDDLLRYCLGDIFNIFDYKSISTHMIKISRDAELDFESDLSKSFIEKISDSVKHRQIGEPVRFVYDKTIDADTLEYLMTKMGIDDTDSIIPGGRYHNRRDYMSFPSLGRTDLLYDKIEPLPIKGLSFESSIFEAIANKEFLLYAPYHTFSYVVKFLREAALDPQVKTIKITIYRLAEISHVASSLINAAINGKTVTVSIELQARFDEQANIDYAQQMEDEGVNLIFGVQGLKVHSKMCVIEREENTKIKRYGFISTGNFNESTAKIYTDHTFFTSDQRILKDVNKIFNFFNANYKIFRYKHLITSPHNTQKALFKLINAEIEKVKRGETGCIRLKMNSISSYVMIDKLYEASRAGVKIQMIVRGICCLIPGVKGMSENIEVISVVDKFLEHSRLYIFGEGDNCKVYISSADWMTRNIDNRVEVSCPIYNNAIKQEIIDTYNICWNDNVKARLLNTANENEYRINDKPRVRSQIDIYDYYLNKLQK, from the coding sequence ATGACGAAAGCCGAAAAACACACCAATAGTTATATAAATAGAGAAATAAGTTGGTTGCAATTTAATGCCAGGGTTTTACAAGAGGCTACAGATGAGACTGTGCCGTTAATTGAACGTTTACGTTTTTTGGGTATTTTTTCTAATAATTTAGATGAGTTTTTTAAGGTGCGCTATGCTACCGTTAAACGTATTGTAGAAGCCGGAAAAGGCGGTAAAAACGAACTTGGAGGTATTAAAGCCAAAGAGTTGCTGGAAATTATTACTCAAATTGTTATTAATCAACAAAGTGAGAGTTTAGGGGTTTTGGATACCATAAAATCTAAATTAGAAAAAGAAAACATTTATATTATTGATGAAACCCAAATTGATTCTGCAAAACACGATTTTATTAAAAGGTATTTTGTACAAAATGTAAGTCCTGCGCTCGTTACCATCATTCTAAACGATTTGGTGCAGCTCCCAAATTTAAAGGATTCAGGGGCGTATTTGGCGGTGCGAATGCTTATGTCAAATGGCAATAAACAATTTGCTCTTTTAGAAATACCAAAGTCTATAAACCGATTTGTTGTTTTGCCCCAAGAAGGTGATAAACAATATATTATTTTAATTGATGATTTGCTGCGCTACTGTTTAGGAGATATATTTAATATTTTCGATTATAAAAGCATATCGACTCACATGATTAAAATTTCGCGTGATGCGGAATTGGATTTTGAAAGTGATTTGAGTAAAAGTTTTATCGAAAAAATTTCCGACAGTGTCAAGCACAGGCAAATAGGTGAACCCGTAAGATTTGTTTACGACAAAACCATTGATGCCGACACTTTAGAGTATTTAATGACCAAAATGGGAATAGACGATACCGATAGCATTATCCCCGGTGGCCGATATCATAACCGTCGCGATTACATGAGTTTCCCGAGTTTAGGAAGAACAGACCTTCTTTACGATAAAATTGAACCCCTGCCCATAAAAGGTTTAAGTTTCGAATCCAGTATTTTTGAAGCGATTGCGAACAAAGAATTTTTACTTTACGCCCCGTATCATACATTTTCTTATGTTGTTAAGTTTTTAAGGGAAGCCGCTTTAGATCCGCAGGTAAAAACCATTAAAATTACCATTTACCGTTTGGCCGAAATATCGCATGTGGCAAGTTCGCTTATAAACGCTGCCATTAACGGTAAAACGGTTACGGTATCTATTGAATTACAAGCCCGTTTTGATGAGCAAGCCAACATCGATTACGCACAACAAATGGAAGATGAAGGCGTTAATCTTATCTTTGGCGTACAAGGTTTAAAAGTACACAGTAAAATGTGTGTTATTGAACGTGAGGAAAACACTAAAATAAAACGCTACGGTTTTATAAGCACGGGGAATTTTAACGAATCTACGGCCAAAATATATACCGACCACACATTTTTTACTTCCGATCAAAGGATTCTAAAAGACGTCAATAAAATTTTCAACTTTTTTAATGCGAACTATAAAATATTCAGATACAAACATTTAATTACCTCGCCCCACAATACGCAAAAAGCACTTTTCAAATTAATAAATGCGGAAATTGAAAAGGTAAAAAGGGGAGAAACGGGTTGTATCCGATTAAAAATGAACAGTATTTCCAGTTATGTGATGATCGACAAACTTTATGAAGCCAGTCGAGCGGGTGTTAAAATTCAAATGATAGTTAGAGGTATTTGTTGTTTGATTCCCGGAGTAAAAGGGATGAGCGAAAATATAGAAGTTATTAGCGTGGTCGATAAATTTTTAGAACACTCCAGACTTTATATCTTTGGCGAAGGCGATAACTGTAAAGTTTATATTTCTTCGGCCGATTGGATGACCAGAAATATCGACAATAGAGTAGAGGTGAGTTGCCCTATTTATAACAACGCCATAAAACAAGAAATAATTGATACTTATAACATTTGCTGGAACGACAATGTAAAGGCCAGATTGTTAAACACGGCAAATGAAAATGAATACCGAATAAACGATAAACCAAGAGTGAGATCACAAATTGATATTTACGATTATTATTTAAACAAGTTGCAAAAATAA
- a CDS encoding Ppx/GppA phosphatase family protein has protein sequence MLSIKKYAAIDIGSNAVRLLISNIIEEKGKPVQFKKNSLVRVPIRLGADVFVKQRISKENTQRILDTMLAFRLLMKSHKVVKYKACATSAMRESSNGKKIVDLVLQHAEISIDVIEGEEEAAIIAATDLNKFIDNNKTYLYVDVGGGSTEFSIIHRGKQEASKSFKIGTVRLLNDMVKKEAWEELEQWIKTNVKQYDKIDVLGSGGNINKIFKISGKSMGKPLTYFYLSSYYHLLQSYSYEERITELSLNQDRADVIIPAMRIYLSAMKWSGSKYIYVPKIGLADGIIKSIYYDTVSSNTQ, from the coding sequence ATGCTTTCAATAAAAAAATACGCCGCTATTGATATAGGCTCAAATGCTGTACGATTACTAATTTCTAATATTATTGAAGAAAAGGGAAAACCGGTTCAGTTTAAGAAAAACTCGTTAGTGCGCGTGCCTATTCGTTTAGGTGCCGATGTTTTTGTAAAGCAAAGAATATCAAAAGAAAATACACAGCGAATTTTAGATACCATGTTGGCTTTTAGGCTTTTAATGAAATCGCATAAAGTCGTAAAATATAAAGCCTGTGCTACATCGGCGATGCGAGAATCTTCCAATGGTAAAAAAATAGTCGATTTGGTGTTACAACATGCCGAAATTAGTATAGATGTTATTGAAGGTGAAGAAGAAGCAGCCATTATAGCCGCAACGGATTTAAACAAATTTATAGACAATAACAAAACCTATTTATATGTTGATGTTGGCGGCGGAAGCACCGAGTTTAGTATTATCCATAGAGGAAAACAAGAAGCTTCAAAATCGTTTAAAATAGGAACGGTAAGACTTCTTAACGATATGGTTAAAAAAGAAGCCTGGGAAGAATTGGAGCAATGGATTAAAACCAATGTAAAGCAGTACGATAAAATAGATGTTTTAGGTTCGGGTGGCAACATTAATAAAATATTCAAAATATCGGGTAAATCTATGGGTAAACCCTTAACATACTTTTACCTAAGCTCTTATTACCATTTGTTGCAAAGCTATTCTTATGAAGAGCGTATTACCGAACTTTCTTTAAATCAAGACCGTGCCGATGTTATTATTCCTGCCATGCGTATTTACCTTTCTGCCATGAAATGGAGTGGTTCAAAATACATATATGTTCCAAAAATAGGACTTGCCGATGGCATTATCAAAAGTATATATTACGATACCGTTTCTAGCAATACACAGTAA
- a CDS encoding porin family protein, which translates to MKKLILFTVLLGFSFFGFSQDKDSEKAADSVKVKSKGTAFQGVMYGVRGGLNTSNLSFDTAPNMANKHRNSIFVGFFANIGLSNTISLMPEIQFSAEGANDEKLHLDYIQAPIFFRFRLSEKIHIGAGPQVSLKVHKVDDGIKNFAYSGVGGIEFKLSHMLFADLRYTYGFSNVFDDHLNVEAKNSNIQIGVGYKF; encoded by the coding sequence ATGAAAAAATTAATACTATTTACAGTACTACTTGGTTTTTCGTTTTTTGGATTTTCTCAAGATAAAGATTCTGAAAAAGCTGCAGACTCGGTTAAAGTAAAGTCGAAAGGCACAGCATTTCAAGGTGTGATGTACGGTGTACGTGGTGGTCTTAATACTTCCAACCTTAGTTTTGATACGGCTCCAAACATGGCAAACAAACATAGAAACAGCATATTTGTTGGTTTTTTTGCTAACATTGGTTTATCAAATACAATTTCATTAATGCCGGAAATTCAATTTTCTGCTGAAGGTGCAAACGACGAAAAATTACATTTAGATTATATTCAAGCACCCATTTTTTTCAGATTCAGGCTTAGCGAAAAAATACATATCGGCGCTGGACCCCAAGTTAGTTTAAAGGTTCATAAAGTTGATGACGGTATAAAAAACTTTGCCTATTCGGGCGTTGGCGGTATTGAATTCAAGTTATCGCATATGCTTTTTGCCGATCTCAGATATACCTATGGGTTCTCAAATGTTTTTGACGACCATTTAAATGTTGAAGCCAAAAACTCGAACATTCAAATAGGTGTTGGTTATAAATTTTAA